tgactGTAAACTAATAATGTTGATGCTGACAAATGTAGCTGACACAATTTACACTATTGAAGCAgttacatttgttattttcacacagcTCAAGTCCAGTATTTCTCAAATCAGATGTTTCAAAACACCTCAATCATTTGAAACTTGAACACAAAGTTAAATTTCTAGCCTGTATTGTTTTGACTCAataaccaataataataataataataataataataataataataataataataatataatagaATCTTTCTGTGCCAAAACCATAGAAAGGTGagcgctgagctgctgcagcgccccctgctggcagagggtGGTTCTGTACATTCCACTGCCTGCaccaaattgtaactctgtagtagctcgtttctttctggaaacatgtgaagcacgttaaatgttgttaattaaatgggaagaaaaaaaactgtgttgAGACCgaaaaatctctaaaataagtttcaacagcatcgaaacagccagaaaagaccagagaatcaccaggaacgtttcagagcttcttcatgagggacttttaccagagtacccaacacaccagaaccccccagcaacaataagatcccactggcctgtgtgcagcctggatcatgactcaataacaatcatgcagcagtatgtaaatgtaaagttctcaccccacatgacagtgatggttctgtcttctgtttggacaacacagccatagatgttggggtggatcagggggacctcagctgtcaggatgaggatcactgatccatccccagaaggcaacgggccagttacagtgatccagtttgccttggtggccccgtcttcagtcagagacactgaacgcactgatttgtcagtactggtgacgtggcacttcagcaatgccctGGTTAAAtcaacagggttggcaaacacacggagatctgcaggaggatagaaaaggtgatgatcagggtgggaccagccaggggaagaaaagatacttttgtatgtgttcaggttaattcctgaattatgtccAATGAGCCAAATCTGTGTGGTTGTTAGATTTTACATGCTATGTCGTAAAAAACAGGTATTTCATGAATCTGtgtaagtcctcacaaagatacaagtacaaatatatgtgtgtgttattcacctgttcttttttccgcttctcttaatttgatctgatggatcatttctggacatTCTTCATTGATGAATTGTCCAAAGAAATGGTTCCGAGTCTCATAGCtgttccacgaatctttaataatttctgcagaaggagacagggctttccatttctgagctccagcatcaaactgaatgaaaccctctccattcactgcccagttgtcaaaagcagattcaagcctctcgtctgacatgatgcagccacgccgccgctgaacatctacaaggattatttttctctttagttaaaggttttaattcctaattacaaagcaaatgtgctacaaacttactccgtgtgtgattgatgaatttagaaatcgctttgagagcatcaaaaacatcataaaatgctgctgtgcaggtcccaggtaagttgtgggattccaggacgggtttgaagtgttcttgttgtgtcccactgtcacagtgagagatcacaactccatcaaactctgtaacttgttcaaaatggagcccagatccaggctgaacacgtcctgtagacaagaactcaagagaatgggaacctgaaacacacaaacaaatggagtcaaaactctggaccctcacagtgggatcagcggttctgacaaaaataatcatgttataaattgatcccaatctcaggtcttgtcaaattaatattgaaagatgtagacagtttaatattatggttaattattttaaaccttaagctgtgagtcgtatctgctcaaattggtggacggtatcaaaaaagctaaaatatctctttgatcatcatcattgatcctctttgagccagaccaccacatgtcaggataaaaacccacatctcatctcctctcatcctgatcaccagaactcctcagggctgcttcctcgttcccctactataatccctcttcacaaacactcaactggacaaaacaccactaaaaacaaacaaccagaatgaaaaacagcctctttccacaagctgtgaaggaaacatggagcagcaggatgagaaacaggtcaaaagacccaacaataacccaaaatatcataataggttcctcataaactgaatataaacaaggtttactacagtacctgaacaggcaccaataagaaaagaggtttaatctccactctcttcgtactctgtgtgcaggcatcaaaatcaaagcaaatcctcagatagtcaacaactaaaaaatacatctgtgtttggacagttacctGCAACTTTCATGCCTGTGATAttaaagtgcacacacacacacaacacacacacacacacacacacagggcagaggTACTTCAGCAGCGGTTTTATAAACAGGAAGTCTCAGTGTGCAGTACTGCTGCGCCCCCTAACGGCTCAGTCAGGAACAGTCCGACACACTGGAATCGAAAGCACTGCGCAAGCCACGTTCGGTGTGGcttcttcccccctcccctcaggcaggagactacggtccattcggaccaaaacctcccgctacatgaacagcttcttcccctctgccatcaggctgctgaacatgtgagaagaattattgttgttattactattatcgtttcaatgctatagtaagtacagtaagtagatttagaatgtttaatcaaaaggaatgtatgagtgtttgaaccaagtatggaagctgttaggtacccagcactgagaggtatcatgttcaaggacacgggGAAGTCGGAGAaagaatcatgaggtcagattgacataaatgttgtgtgcaccaaataaaagaggagagcgagcagcagacgggcggagttgagagaggaagcttgaactgctcgtcagttCTCctttgcaaggcctcctgttgtttgtgtggttgatctgagtctagagaacgaacagcgcgggtgacccaacatcaccctcacaaacaccaagtgacttatcacttaagcaccatgtacagcagccagtcggactcacgaacaatacattactcctgcattgacctgcactatttcttactatttatgtatata
Above is a window of Takifugu flavidus isolate HTHZ2018 unplaced genomic scaffold, ASM371156v2 ctg664, whole genome shotgun sequence DNA encoding:
- the LOC130521051 gene encoding zinc-alpha-2-glycoprotein-like, whose product is MNICLLFWILLLAAECGSHSLEFLSTGRVQPGSGLHFEQVTEFDGVVISHCDSGTQQEHFKPVLESHNLPGTCTAAFYDVFDALKAISKFINHTRNVQRRRGCIMSDERLESAFDNWAVNGEGFIQFDAGAQKWKALSPSAEIIKDSWNSYETRNHFFGQFINEECPEMIHQIKLREAEKRTDLRVFANPVDLTRALLKCHVTSTDKSVRSVSLTEDGATKANWITVTGPLPSGDGSVILILTAEVPLIHPNIYGCVVQTEDRTITVMWDGNTLDGREILYATVNWPLWKILTIVSFSCVFLLICIIAVVLKHNKKIKRRMKKRIPESMTETEKENLRMSLQETITRPKD